The sequence TTCTATAAAGCCTTCAAAGAAGAGAAGAGGAATGAAGCAAAACTGAACATCGTTCCTGGTGAACTGGGTCAAAAGTTTGGAGACTACTATATGTATGTCAAAGAGAAAACAGGTGATACTTTTCATGATATCGTTATCTATAACCGCACAAATAAAGCAGATGAACAGTTCTTTTCATCCCAGACGGGTGAGATCAACAACTATGAAAATGTGACGTCCCTGCTTCTGCATAAGGGGTATGGATACACGTATGCAAAAACCAAATTGCAGCAGGCAGAGTACGAAACCATGGAAGTGTTTGACAGGTCACAAAGTCATGGGTTTGAGTTTCAGAGTATCCTCTCCTATTGGAGTGAAGGGAAAGAAAGTAAAGAGAAGGTCATGCACAGGATCCTATTTTATGTTTTCACGAGCCTCATTCCTCTGCTTTCGGTGTATCTTGTTGCATCTTTTACCATGATCAACCCCCGTTATCAGCAGAACCGTTCATTTCTCATTATCTTTGTCACAACTCTCTTCTTCTATGTCATCGCATCCTCTTTAGAGAAATGGGGAAATCCTCTTATCTTGATCCTTACTATCTCTATGGTTGAGATACTCGGGCAGTGGCTCTTTAAAAAACGTGTAGCCAAGTACTTCTAAGGGCCTTTCTATGCGTGTAAAAGCTGTGATCAGTTATGATGGGAGCCGCTATCAAGGCTTTCAAAAACAAAAATCTACCAAATTGACCATCACTGCTGACATAGAGGAAGCACTCTCCTCTTTGCAAATAGATTCACCTATCATCGGGAGTGGAAGAACGGATGCCGGTGTCCATGCTACGGGTCAGGTCATACACTTTGATCTGCCGGATTTCTGGTATGACCTGGAGAAACTCAAACACAATGTAAACCGAAAATTGACAGATATTTCTTTTAAACATATCTCTGTTGCTAGCAATGATTTTCATGCTCGATTCAGTGCGAAAAAAAGAGTCTACCGTTATGTCTTTAAAACACATAAACCTTCTGTGTTTGAACAAAAATATATTTCATATTATAAAACGTTCGATCCTGTTGTACTGATCAATGCACTTAAAACATTTGAAGGGAAACATGATTTTAACTTCTTTCATAAGACAGGTACCATCACACATACTACCGTTCGGGAGATCTATCGTACCGATTATGTAGAACGTAACGGGTACCATTTCATATATTTCCAAGCCAACGGCTTTCTACGTTCTCAAGTACGTATGATGGTGGATGCAGCGATGCTTTGTGCCAGAGGTGAACTGAGTTTAACACAACTTCAAGAACAGCTACAATGCCAAAAAAAGCACACCACCAGACTCGCTCCTCCTGAAGGGCTTTATCTGGCACGAATCATCTATAAATGACCCTTTTCATTTTCTATCTGCATTTTTTTGTTAGAATGTCATAAGAAGACAGTAAAGGATCTAATTTTTGAAAAAACTCTTTATTTTAACTACCCTCTTATATTTTTCCTATGCAAACAGCGAAATGGAAGCACTCTATCTGCAAAACGGATGTAACGGATGCCATGGTATGTATGGTGAAGGTATGGGCGCGTCTCCCAGACTACAAGGGATACGGGAAGACATATTACTCAGAAGACTTAAAGATCTACAAAAAGGAAAGACCCGTTCTGCTTTTGGTACCATCATGATATCATTTGCCAAAGCACTGGATGAAAATCAGACCAGAGAGATGGCAAAGTATCTTTCAAATTTAAAAACAGATGTAGATGATGAACGATATGAGATAGAGTATACACCCGCCGGAGACGGCGGATCATAAGCTAAAAGATAGCTGCTTAATGTGTAGCAATTTCGGGCTGTACCATCTCTTCGGGCATGCCTTCTACCTGTAATGGTTCTGCTTCTTTTTGCACTTCAGTTTTTACACTTTCTGTGATGGTCTCAACAGGGGTAGTCTCTACGGCTGTTTTTGCTTCAGTCTGCGTAGTATTTGTTTCCACAGTCTCTTCGCTCTTGGCTTCAGCAGAAGATTTCATCTCTTCAAGTTCTTCTGTCGTTTCATCAAGTTCTTCTTGAACATCAAAGAGTTCATCATCAAGTACTTTGACCTGTTCAACATTCAGACCATGCTTATAGACAAGTTCTCCACCCTCTTCACCTTGTTCAAAAATACCTGCAACAAATGCGATAAGAATGACGATATATATGGCTCTTATAACACTTTTCTCGGTAAGCATGGAGATCAGTTTAAACAGTAAGATAACCCCTGATGCCAACATCAGGTAAGTCCCTAAGTTTTTGTGCGCAGCAAGGGCTTCTTTCGCCACATCATTCAATGCAGGATAGGCTTCTTTCCCATCTACCAGTCCTGTAAAATATGCACCAACCGCCGCAACTACAGTTAAAAGGATCAAAAAGAGAGACATACCGCTTATTGCTTTCTTTCTCATCACTAAATTGACAAGCTCCAACAAGAGGATCACTACAGGCAAAGCGATGACAAAATGGTCTACAACAGGGTGCCATAAAACCGGGATATCAAACGGAAGTTCTATTTTTGGTAATGTGATAGTCGGTAACTGCATACTACTCTCCTTTTTCTAATCTATTTCTTTTTCTAAGATGATAGCGATTGATTATAACACAAATGGATTAAAAGGGTTTAACCACCACCATAATCACGATAAATATCATCAGAAGAGTCGGTACCTCATTATAGATCCTGAAGTATTTACTGCTTTTATAGTGTGGATTTTCTATAAGTGTTCTGCGAATACGCTCCAAAGAGAAATGATAGGCTATAAGGAACGCGAGAAGCAGCAGTTTGGCATGCATCCATCCGCCGCTTGAAAAAATACCCGAATTCAGATAGAGCATAAAAGCACCAGAGATGATCGTTGCCCACATCGCCGGTACACCTATATACTTAAAAAGTTTATACTCTTGAATTTCCACAATATCGGTAAATGCTTTCGTATCAGCATTTTCACGATGATAGATGAACAGTCTCGGCAGATAAAACAACATCGCCATCCAGGAGACAAAGCTCATCACGTGAAATGCCAACATCCAACTATAATATGCCATATTTACTCCAATATCTCAAAATCTTTTTTATTGTAGATCACTACTTGTAGCTTCTTATAATAACCAAGATGTGCATAGTGTATCTTTAGACGGCTGCCATTTGCAGGGGTAAATTTCTTCTTTTTAAAATAGAGAGGAACCTTTTTATCATTGAAATACAAAAATTTATTTTTATAGATACCCGAGATCTCTTTGAGTACTTCGTTCTGCGGTATTTCATTAGATGCAAAAGTATCACCGCTCAGCATATATTGTTCACTCTCTACTACACCTTTGTCTTTTAAGCTGTAGGCATGGGTGATCTCTTTTAACCCATGATAGGTTTTGATGCCTTCTACAAGGAGATCATACTTGTGCCCTTCTTGTAATCTGCCTGCACAGCCGTACAGATAAATGCCTCGTCCCTGCATACGCTGTTTTACGACGGCATTACGGCCTCTTTTCAATACCACTACGACATTTTCAAGTTTGATCTTCCCTTCCAAAGCCTCTATGTTATAGAGATCCTCGATGCTTTTTGTTTCTACTCTTTTCAGAGCTCTTTTTTTCTCTTCAGCGATATAAGACTTGGTATCAAAATAGGCATAGACAGGGAGATGGTCAGAATAGCCTTTTGCCCTGTGTTTACCGTTTTTATACTCCCATTTGTTGATGTACCCTCTCTTTGTAAAAAGGTAAGATCTTTTAAAGACTTTAAAAGAGTTGTTGACATAATCCACCCCTTGACCATCGAACATCTGTCTGGGAAGGACGATCTGGTCCAGACTGGATTTTTTCCCGTAGAACTTATGGCTCCAGCGCTGATCTACCGGCAACTCCTTCCATAAGGTATAGTGTACACCCTTATCTGCTTTTAGCATCTCCTCTTCTTCCACAAGATAGGCGCCTACTTTGGTTTTTAGTACATCATTGAATGCCGTTTTACCATACGTATCGTTGATCTTGTTTTCTAATGTCAGGTAAGCATTATGATCACTGTTAAAATCACCCAATATGATGTACTCTTTTGTCTCAGGCATCTGTGCGATACGTGACTGCAGGGCTTTGGCATACTTGATACGTTTGCTCTCATACCCATGATAGGCCTTGGATTTCCAATGGTTCACAAACAATGTTAGCGGGGTCCCTTTGATATCTACCTCCACTTCCAATATATTTCTCACACCTGCAGCCGTACTCACCGCTATCTCGTTTTGTTTTGCAATAGGGTAACGTGATAACAGTGCCACTTGGATCGGTGCATTCTTTTTATGGGTGATGGCCGAATATCCATAGGGGCATCCCACTCTCTTCAGCCTTGTCATCAGCTGTTGGAGTATATGATCGTTCTCGATTTCCTGAAGCCCCAGGATATCTGCATCAAGATCACAGATGACCTCAGCTGTATGGTTCAGTTTGATGTCTACCATACGTTGTGTCCAGTTGTGTTTTACCGTGTAGTCATCATATTCCGTACCAACATACTCTGCATCAAAAAGGTTTTCCACATTATAGGTGGCTACTTTAAAAGGTTTGGAAAATACAAAAATGGGTAGTAAAAATAAAAGTAAATATCGCACATCATATCCCGTAGTTTTAACACTATTCTAGCGAAGTATGAAAAGAATACGATAAGTATGACATATTGTCATACAAAGAATATAAACATTGAGATTAAAAACCTTATAAAATATATAATTTTATAAGGTATTAAAGCAGATATTCTGTCTGACTATAGATCCATTTCTTACTAAAAGAGACCATTACTATAATTTATTATTATAAAATTTCATTTATATAAATATATTTTGATATACTCTATAGAAGAACTTTTTGTTCTTTTCAGAGATAGTCAGACCATATCAAATGGTAGATAAAACCATAAGGAGGAAACGACTATGATAGCAGATCAACCTTGTATGTGGCATGGGGGAGGAATGTGGATTTTCCCTATGCTTATGTTCGTAATTATGATTATCATCTTCTTTGTATTTTTTGGACGTGGCCACGGAGGCTGCCGAGTACCGTGGTGGGGACCAGAAGGATATTACAAAAAAGGTGAAGAAACGGATTCAGCCTTAGAAATATTGAAAAAGAGATATGCGAATGGAGAGATTACAAAGGAGGAGTTTGAACAGATGAAAAAGGATATCCTTAGTTAAGGATGTATACCTTATATTTTAAAGAGCGTCGATGAGTGAAGTTGTGAGTGACCACGGACGCTCACGGGTTTCTCTATCCTTCCAATATAAGTATCTCAACGTAATACTCTTTAAAACCTGGCCATTAATTTTTGCCAGGTCATAGGGATAAGACGACTTATGAACTCGTAAAAATTAGCGTCCGGCCCTACCAGGATACTAGGTTTATTTTTCTTAATGCCTTTAATGATTATCTTTGCAGCTTTGTCAGGAGAGATCCAGCATACATATTTTTCAAACCTCGCTGCTTCATCCTCTTTAGAGAGTTCAGGCTGTGAAATCTTGTAGAATCTTTCGTTCTTCACAATGTTGGTACGCACTCCACCCGGGTATACACAAGAGACATTGACGTTAGAATTTCTTAGCTCCTGGGCCAATGTCAAGGTAAATCCCCGCACGGCAAATTTACTGGTACAGTATGGGCCGCTGTTGGGGTTAGTAAAAAAGCCTTGTACACTTGAGATGTTGACAAGGTTGGCTATGGGCTCTTTTTTCAAATACGGAAGGAATGCTTTACAGCCGTATATGACACCGTAAAGGTTGATACCCATCAGCCAATCGAAATCTTCATAAGTGACATCTTCTAGTGTCTCTTTCAGTTGTACACCTGCATTGTTGATAACGATGTCTACCTTGCCAAAGGCTTCGATCACTTCATCGGCAAAACGATAGACACGTTCTTTGTCGGAAACATCTACCCGGTATCTTCTGGCCTCTACATTTTTATCTTCAAGCAGTTTGAGAGTTTCGACCAAACCTGTTTCATCCACATCAGCCAAAGCCAGAGAACATCCTTCTTTTGCCAGGTTGATAGCCAGCCCGCGGCCGATACCGGAGCCCGCGCCGGTAATGACGGCTACTTTACCCCTTAGATCCCGCATCTTCTATTCTCCTTTGAAGTCTGTCAGATTACCACTATTAAGGTCATCATAGAGCTCGAACCGTTTTTCCGGTTCCACACCTTTGAATTGGGAGGCGACACGGGTCACGTAGGCTTTCATACCACGGCCCGCATCTTCAGAGTTCATGGCTGTAAGTGCTCCAGCCATTTCCAATACTTGCCCCTTGGACCAGTCCATCCGGCTGCCCTTTCGTACCGATCTACGGATGCATGCCTGTGCTATGGGGGCTCCACGTGAGAGTTTTTTAGCCAGCTTCATGACTGTAGGCATTAATTCATCCGGTGGAAGGGCATGGTTGATCAGACCCATCGCTTCTGCTTTGGATGGAGGATAGATCCCACCGGTCATTAGCATCTCCATAGCTCTGCCTTCTCCAATGATACGTGGAAGCCGAAGCGGTGTACCTGTTCCCCCGGGTGTGATACCTAGTAGTACTTCTGGCAGTCCTATACGGTAATTATCGCCATCGGCCATATATCGAAAATCACAGCAAAGAGAGATCTCACAACCGCCGCCAAGTGCCAAGCCGTTGATCGCTGCGATTACAGGCTTAGGAAAGTTCTCGAGGATCTGCAGACAACGGCTCCAGTAAAAAATACTCTGTTCACCATTGGAACGCTTTTGTGTGTGTTTTAGGACCATACGCTCAAGCCAGGACCATCGATCCATTTTGTCAAACAGCCAGCAAAGAAAATAAGCAGCCATACGGTTGGCAACGGAGGACCTTTTTTTGGCGATAGCGTTGTGAAAGTCTATGAGATCATCAACATCGTAATGGGTAAGAAAGGTATCTTCCAGACCGCCGCTGAGTACCATAACCCGTATAGAATCATCATCACGGTCTTTGAGAAGCTGGTCATATAGTTCACGCAGCATAGTAAGGGTTATATAGTTATACGGTGGATTGTAGAACTCAATGGTCCGTACAGTGTCTTCTTTTTTTATCTTGATCTGTTCGTTCATGCATAACTCCAAAATTAGAATTGTGATAACCATAACTTCAATACTTAACAGCCATACCAAATATAATAGGAAATACACCGATCAACCATTGATTAAAGAAACAAAATACCAATCGATCGTGTATAGCAATATTAAGAGTATATCAAAAGTGTCTTGATATAAAAAAAATATCTTCGATGGAAGACCATCATAAAGTTATATATTTTATAAGGTTTTGGATGTGAGCTATTTTTGATATACTCTTACTATTGAAATATCATATGTAGAAAAACACTTTGTTCCTTTAATTAAATAGTTATGAGAACAAAGAGTATAATAAGGAAACAAATGCTCACTGATACTATTTTTTATATCGGTATAGTACTTCTGTTAACTCACGAACTTGACGCCATTTCATCTCATGAATGGAGGATGTTTCCTTTTATACACCGACTTGAAGAAAGTCTTGGGTATCGGATTTTTGTTATACTTCATATACCTCTACTGCTATTAATCTTCTGGGCTATAACGCACTCGTCAGAGAGTATGCGTTATAGGTTTCAGATTATTATGGATATTTTTCTCATACTCCATCTGGGAATTCACTATTTATTTAGATCACATCCCAAAAATGAATTTACTGGGACATTTTCATTATCACTCATTGTTTTGACTGCAATGGTAGGGGCTACACATTTGATACTGCTTTTTTTTGGCTAAAACATCTTCCAGTTCCTTAACAATATTTAAGAAGTCATTGAAGAAAAAATCTTCGATAATCCAAATAGCTATTTTAATGCAGTATAAACGAAAAACTTAATACACAAATTTCACAAAAAATAAAAACCTTATAAAATGTTCTATATTAGTAGTTTTTATAAGGTTTTCGCATGATCAGATACATATCATCTAAGATGCTTATCTGAACATCTTGCCCAGCATCTCCATAGCCCCATTAGGTCCACCGGCATTAGAGAGCATTTCATCCATGACCGTCGCTTCTCCTCTTGTTGCCATATCTACGACCTTAGGTATGACATCAGCTAAAGCACCTGCTGCACTCTCTTGAGAGATGCCAAGATCTGAAGCAAAGGTGTCAATGTTATCGGCACCCAGAAGTGTTGTGATCTGCTCCAGGGAGATAGGTCTGTTTTCACCATTACCTAGCCATGATCCTACGATCTCACCCAAACCATTTTGAGACAATCCGCCTACAAATTTTACAAGATCAAGTCCACCCTGACCATTTCCTACAAGCGTATTAAGCGCATTAGCGATATCCTCTGCATCTAATCCGGCCGTTGCTTCATCGCCATTGCCTTGTATCATAGATGCAGCTACTTTTAATAAATCCATTAATTCCATATTTTTTCCTTTATGATTTCACTCATGAGACTATCACAATAAAACGATTGCATCATCTGTTAATTCTATTTTTTTACTTTCTATCAGTTCTGTCAACGTACGTTTGAAATTTTTCTTGCTCATGCCAAAGACCTTTTTGATCTCTTCTGCATCACTTTTATAGGTAAAAGGCAACGTACCATCCGCTTCTTTCAACAGTTGCAAGATATTGCCTTGAGCCTGACTTAACGCTGCTTGTTTTCCAATGGGCTGTAACGAAAGGTCTAACTTATAGTCTTTTCTCACCTTTTTGATATAGACTTCTTTACGGTCGCCTACACGTATCTCTTCAAAAATCTCATTGTCAAAAAGCATGCCTTCGTACTGGTTATCGGCTACGACTTTATACCCCAACGGTGTCTTAGCCAGAACAATGGCATCCAGCTTTTTGTTCTGATGCAGACCGCTCATGTCCCTGTTGAAATATTTGCCTATTTTCTGTGTACCGTAGAGACGACCCGTCTGCTCATCCAGACAGACACGTAACAGATACTTTTTACCGATATTAAAATACTCTTTTTGCTGTGAAAGAGGAACGAAAAGATCTTTAGGAAGTCCCCAGTTCACAAATGCACCGTAAGACTTGTAATCCACGACCGTAAAGTAGCCGTACTCTCCAAGTTTTGCATAAGGCATTTTGGTGGTTGCTACAGGACGGTCTTCACTGTCGGTATAGACAAAGACATCTATCAGTGCACCTATAGGCATCTCATCTTCCATGACATAGACATTGGGGAGCAGTACTTCACTGTCATCTTTTGCCTCTAAAAACAAACCGTAGTCCGTATCTCTAGCGACTTCGAGGGTATTGATCTTTCCGATCTCTATATGCAGGTTTTTTGATTTTTCATTCATGTGTGTTATTCCGTTTCTTTGTATTGTGATATACTCACAATGTGATAGTGACATTATAGCTGAATAATCCACTAACCTGTACTACTATTTACTGCAGAAGGATATCCACCCTTCTACATGCAAACTCGATCAGTATTTATAATCGAACATTACCCAGTATTTATTCGTATCTACATAAGTCGTTGCAGCATCACCTTTTGCATACATTGCACCTTTGAGCATCATATTTACATCTTTCATCACTTTTTTCGTGTAGACGATATCGAACTCTGAACCGTAATCGACACTTCCTGCATCACTGTCAAACTTATGATACACACCCAGTATCTTTCCAAATGTTTTATCTCCGTATCCCAGTTTGACAGAGATATCTTCAAGACCGTCAGCAGGTGTAGCTAGGAACATATCTGCCCACCCGTTATGTGCATGCAGTGTGGCAAGCGGTGTACTAAATGGACTTGCACCGCTTCCAGCTTCTCCCAACACTTCATAACATGCACCCGCAGTAAACCCGTGGTGACTCCCGCTCAATCCAAATCTGTAGTAGTCGGCATCCTGCTCAGGTTCAGCATCATTGAATGGTGCACTCTCTTCAGTGAGTGACGGATCCATCTGTTTCGCATACTCTGCCATGTAGTTCAGTTTCACCCCATTGTCCAGTGTAGTTCCCCCTGTTGCCCTGATACCGACATGGTCCGCAAAACTTGCAACCATATAATCATAAGCAGTAATGGTCAACTCAGGCATAGCTTTATAAGAAGCATGCAATAATACTGTATTGGTATCAAAATCCGGGGTTTTTAGTCCGCCTAGTTCTCTGTCGAAAATTCTATTGACACCCCAAACATATGCGGCCATGAGGTCAAGCTTCTCTATACCCTTATATGCTACGGATGCCAGATCATAAGTCTGTGGCATCTGTCTCCAGCCTACTGTTCCTATAAATCTCATATTATCTAAATTGACACCTTTTCGTCCTACCATACCGACGAAACCATCTTTGGCATAGGAGAGATTTGCCTGAGTGACTCTCGTCTGCTCACCATCTGCAACCACAGAATATTCTGCACTTTCTGGTGCATAATTGTCCGCACCGAAATTGCTTACATTGGTCATTTCCAATTGTGCTGCCAACCCATCAACACCCAATGTATCAAATTTCGCTCCAAGCACTGTTCTCACCGTAAATGCATTGGCATTCTCTTTGGCATTGTCTTGATCTACAAATTCATATCTTGGTCTGATCTGAAGAGAGTACTTCCCATTACTCAATATCTCTGATACACTGTTTACTTCTTCTGCTTGCGCTACAGAAGTGGTTCCCATCATCACACTCATTGCAGCGATAGCAATATAACTCATTTTGCTCATTTTCATATTTTACGTTCCTTGTCTTGTAATATTTGTACAAAAATGATAACATGATAACCACAATTTATAATCAACATAATGGTTAATTTTTAATCATTATAGGATAGTAATAAATAAATTCAGTGAATGATACTCCCCCTAGGAGCATCATAGGAACCATATAAAATTCAATGATCAGGTGTAGAAAAATGCTTTATACAGCAAGAAGTATGAGAGTTTATTGCGTGATACTCTCTAAATGTGTGGCAAAATCTGCAGGAGGAACAAACCCTGTCAAGCTCTTTTCAGGCAAATAGTTATTTGTTTTATCAAAAAAGATGATGTTCGGTGTACCGAAAAGTTCAAACTTCTTCAGTAATGCTTTGTCGGCATCCGTATTGTCAGTGAGGTCTATCTTGATAAATGTGAAGTTTTTAAGATGTTCTTGTACACGTGGATCCGGGAACGTAATCTCTTCAAGTTCTGTACATGCAGTACAAGACTTTTTACCAAAGTCCACCACTACAGGCTTCTCTGACTCACGTACCTCTTTCATAAGGCGCTCGACACTATAGCCTCTGTGACTCTCTTTCTCTACACTCATTGATACACTGTTTGCTGCACCAATATGCACCTGTGTAAATCTTTCAAAAGGTCTGAGCATTGAACTTGCGCCGCTTATCCCGCCGATGAAGAGTGATACCCCGTAAAGTAAGAACACCATAGCCAAGAGCTGAAGGAGTTTCTTTGCACCTTGTGTCGCGCTGCTAGGATTAAAGACTCCCATATAGAGTGCCGTACCTATCAGCAACAATGCCCACAATATCATCGTAAGACCCTCGGGGAGTATACGTGAAAGCATAAAGATTCCAAGACCCAGCATCATCACACCAAACGTTTGAGAAACCGCTGTCATCCATCCACCAGGTTTTGGCATAAATTTACCTGCTCCCAGTCCCACGATAAGCAACGGCATACCCATACCGATACTCATGATAAAGAGTGCCGACCCGCCCAAAAGTGCATCACCCGTATGGGAAATGAACAGTACCGCCCCGCCAAGCGGTGGTGCTACACACGGCCCGACGATCAGTGCAGAGAGTAGACCCATAATAGACGTACCCACGATACCTTTACCTTGGGCATTGTCGCTTACACTGCTCAATTTTGACTGCCATGAAGCGGGAAGTCCGATCTCATAATATCCAAATAGGGAAAATGCCAACGCTACGAACATCGCTGCAAAAAGCGTCAGGACCCAAGGTGTTTGCATCGCGGCCTGTATATCTGCACCGACCAGTCCCGCTATGATCCCTACAGCCGTATAGGTCAGAGCCATAGAAACCACATAGACCAAAGAGGTAAAAAATGCCTGGGCTACGCTTGGTTTTTCATTGCCTCCCTGCTGTGAAACGATGATTGATGACAAGATAGGTATCATAGGGAAAATACATGGTGTCAAAGATAACAATAAACCAAAAATAAAGAAAAGAAGCAAGATGAATATGGAACTTTCATTCACCAAAAGATCTGCTATTTTTGCTGTATTCCCCTCTTTTAAAGATTGTGATATCTTGTCGAACAGACCGAGTTCTTCTCCTTTGAAATCAAAGGTTTTTTTAATAGGTTGATAGCAGATACCTGCATCTGAACATCCCTGAAACTCGATCTCAATAGTGTAGTCACCTTTCACTTTGGAGGTGATCTCTTTTGTAGGAATGGTGACAAGCACCTCTTTTTCATACACCATATCACCATCAAAATCATGTGCTTGTGGTTTTGTAACCGTCAATTCTAAAGATGAGGGAGAAATGATTCTATAGATCAATGTGTCTTTATAGACATGGATCTTATCTGCCATGATGATCTTGGTTTCTATCGCATCCTCTTTGAGTACAGCACTCACTTGAAATGCTTCCTCCGGCGATAAAAACTTCTGTTTTTTCAATACACTCTCAAAACCTGCAGATGCAAATGTACTGAAAATGAAACTCAATAAGAGTAACTTTTTTACTAAATCATTCATTATTTTCTCTTTTATATTAAACTTTTATAGTATTCTATTGTACTATTCGTGTATACGCTGTGTAATATTACCAATAATTGGTTAACAATAAAGGTTAAAAATGGCAAATCATCTTAAAAATGAGCACTCCCCTTACTTACAGCAACATGCTGACAATCCTGTAGACTGGTACCCTTGGGGAGAAGAAGCCTTTGAGAAAGCACGAAAAGAGAACAAAGCGATCTTTCTTTCCATAGGGTATAGCTCTTGCCACTGGTGCCATGTCATGGAAGATGAGTCTTTTAAAGATGAAGCGACTGCAAAGATCCTGAATAAACATTTCATTGCAGTCAAGGTAGACAGGGAAGAGCGTCCGGACATAGATAAACATTTTCAAGAGGTCTACCAGCTGATGAACCAGCGTCCTGGAGGTTGGCCTACTTCCATCTTTTTAACACAGGAACAAAAGCCTTTTTACTCAGCCACCTACATACCTGATGAACCGCGTTACGGGATGATGAGCTTTTCAAGTCTACTCGAGGTCATTGCTGACAAATACAGCAAAGAGAAAGCGCTGCTTACTGAAAAAGCCGATGAGATACTCCGTTTCCTCAATCCAAAAGAAGACAGGATACAAGCTACAAAACTGGACCTAAGTATCATTCCAAGGGTCTCAGATCAGGCCAAACAACTCTTTGATAATACGAACGGCGGCTTTAACAAAGCACCTAAATTCCCTCAGGCATCCATGCTTGATCTACTTTTGGACCTCTACCGTATCACCGGAGATAAAGAGACACGGGAGATGGCGCTTCACTCACTCACCTGTATGGCCAAAGGCGGATTGAGAGATCTTGTAGAGGGTGGTTTCTGCCGCTACTCTACCGATAATGAATGGCTCGTACCCCATTTTGAAAAGATGACATACGACAATGCCCTGCTGGCAGAGGTCTACCTCAAAGCCTATCATGTCAGTGGCAAGGATTTTTACAGATCTGTTGCTTTTGAAACGATAGACTTTATGATACAAAATAGGAGTGAAGAGGGCCTTTTCTACTCTGCCTCGGATGCCGATACGGAAGGAGAAGAGGGTAAAT is a genomic window of Sulfurovum sp. XGS-02 containing:
- a CDS encoding thioredoxin domain-containing protein — encoded protein: MANHLKNEHSPYLQQHADNPVDWYPWGEEAFEKARKENKAIFLSIGYSSCHWCHVMEDESFKDEATAKILNKHFIAVKVDREERPDIDKHFQEVYQLMNQRPGGWPTSIFLTQEQKPFYSATYIPDEPRYGMMSFSSLLEVIADKYSKEKALLTEKADEILRFLNPKEDRIQATKLDLSIIPRVSDQAKQLFDNTNGGFNKAPKFPQASMLDLLLDLYRITGDKETREMALHSLTCMAKGGLRDLVEGGFCRYSTDNEWLVPHFEKMTYDNALLAEVYLKAYHVSGKDFYRSVAFETIDFMIQNRSEEGLFYSASDADTEGEEGKYFVYTYEKALKSFDKAGIPKEEHAALAEALHITEEGNFEGKNIVRIDDPAQCDIPYYDEAIQALRKRREKRTHPFIDKKVLVSWNAMMIKTLFKASRTDNAYLKPAIRSLDALLESMYINSELFHSTLMGKKPKIKAFLEDYAYLAETLIEAYQSTLDETYLMTATKLANSAIEKYFDQGKWKFSRGEFETNADIYDSSYPSSVATMISVLYSISSLVDTVYKKFVFKTLEIYSYDIMRQPISTPRMSRMVIRYLKDDVIIKAKEDALKTHINDLDTLPHPFSLLKNDTNEGFMLCNSNSCFGHEKDFKGIIEILEKR